A stretch of Candidatus Margulisiibacteriota bacterium DNA encodes these proteins:
- a CDS encoding HesA/MoeB/ThiF family protein, whose protein sequence is MLSKEEKERYSRQLILKELGPSGQKKLKNAKALVVGAGGLGSPAIFELACAGIGTIGIADFDVVELNNLNRQFLHNTNDLGKPKVLSAEEKIGLLDAGIKVIKHEKRMDKNNIGNIIIGYDVVLDCSDNFDTKYLINDTCVDLRKTFIHGAVSRFTGQLFTVKDGKGPCLRCIFKEPPPKDVEPACHGAGILGSVAGTIGSLQATEAVKCVLEKGELLAGRLLVVEALDMHIRAVPFKRQSGCIC, encoded by the coding sequence ATGCTTTCTAAAGAAGAAAAAGAAAGATATTCCAGACAGCTGATCCTCAAAGAGCTCGGCCCCTCTGGCCAGAAAAAACTAAAAAATGCAAAAGCCCTTGTTGTAGGCGCCGGAGGTCTTGGAAGCCCCGCTATCTTTGAACTGGCTTGCGCGGGGATAGGGACCATCGGCATAGCGGATTTTGACGTTGTGGAGTTGAACAATTTAAACCGCCAATTTCTGCATAACACTAATGACCTCGGCAAGCCAAAAGTGCTTTCGGCAGAAGAAAAGATCGGGCTTCTTGATGCGGGGATAAAGGTCATAAAACACGAAAAAAGGATGGACAAGAACAATATCGGGAACATTATTATTGGCTATGACGTCGTTCTGGACTGCAGCGACAACTTTGACACCAAATACCTGATCAACGACACCTGCGTAGACCTTAGAAAAACCTTTATACATGGAGCAGTAAGCCGCTTTACTGGCCAATTGTTCACTGTCAAGGACGGGAAAGGCCCCTGTTTAAGGTGCATCTTTAAGGAGCCTCCGCCCAAAGATGTTGAGCCCGCCTGTCACGGAGCGGGCATCCTAGGCTCAGTTGCCGGCACAATCGGAAGCCTGCAGGCAACGGAAGCGGTAAAATGCGTTCTCGAAAAAGGGGAACTGCTTGCAGGCCGGCTTTTGGTCGTAGAAGCTCTTGACATGCATATTAGGGCCGTACCGTTCAAAAGACAAAGTGGCTGTATCTGCTAA
- the thiS gene encoding sulfur carrier protein ThiS: protein MKVVVNGREETLEGEMTLLDYLQKKNIRPEIVAIELNKEIIDKTLYKDTAVKENDVLEILHFIGGG from the coding sequence ATGAAGGTCGTAGTTAACGGCAGGGAAGAAACGCTGGAGGGGGAAATGACCCTGTTGGATTATCTTCAGAAAAAGAACATCAGACCAGAGATCGTGGCAATAGAATTGAACAAAGAAATTATTGACAAAACACTTTATAAAGACACCGCGGTCAAGGAAAATGACGTCCTTGAGATCCTTCATTTCATAGGCGGAGGCTAA
- a CDS encoding sugar ABC transporter substrate-binding protein produces MRSLKLAVVMLAVSILGFGCGGGTSGKSAPVPAGGSDAGSTVVNMWVMPNSLEPVKDIEALLAEFEKENPGIKVKITSVDWGSAWTKITTAATSGDTPDIVQLGSTWVGAISAMGALVDLKDKVSEIGGEAAFLPVAWVSSGLEGGKAVTSIPWFVDCRALYYRSDVLKKAGVPEGGLAEWAGFESTLNKIKESDIEIDGIKVVPLGIPGKNDWNVIHNIAPWIWGAGGDFLSKDRKTSVINSQAAVDGMMYYVGLVKKGLVPLDALELNTAQVSSNFNNGSYSMYFDGPYEVKTLTMPAEQGGTAGSITSRNFAIAPYPAGPKGRFAFVGGSNLAIFKSAKNKEAAWQVIKFLSGNKSQVTYAKSTGFLPSVKTAFEDPYFSNDPYRKVFKEAVNYGRTYPCVSSWGIIEPILVRRLGILWDHVLVTGDADLKKVIKSDLDAAAKEINQVLSSRK; encoded by the coding sequence ATGAGATCTCTCAAATTGGCCGTTGTTATGCTGGCTGTTTCTATCCTGGGGTTTGGCTGCGGAGGCGGAACTTCCGGGAAAAGCGCTCCGGTGCCCGCCGGAGGATCCGATGCCGGAAGCACTGTAGTTAATATGTGGGTAATGCCCAACAGCCTGGAGCCGGTAAAGGATATAGAAGCTCTTCTTGCGGAATTTGAAAAAGAGAACCCGGGCATAAAAGTAAAGATCACTTCTGTTGATTGGGGCTCTGCCTGGACCAAGATAACCACTGCCGCTACTTCCGGCGACACCCCCGACATAGTTCAGCTGGGCAGCACCTGGGTAGGGGCCATATCTGCAATGGGAGCCCTTGTAGACCTCAAGGATAAAGTATCGGAAATAGGCGGGGAGGCCGCTTTTCTGCCTGTGGCATGGGTATCTTCGGGGCTTGAGGGCGGCAAAGCCGTCACTTCCATCCCCTGGTTCGTAGACTGCAGGGCTCTATACTACAGGTCCGATGTCTTAAAAAAGGCCGGAGTTCCGGAAGGCGGTCTTGCTGAGTGGGCAGGTTTTGAGAGCACGCTTAATAAGATAAAGGAGTCGGACATAGAAATAGACGGCATCAAAGTTGTCCCGCTCGGTATACCGGGAAAGAACGACTGGAATGTCATCCACAACATAGCCCCGTGGATCTGGGGCGCGGGAGGTGACTTCCTTTCCAAGGACAGAAAGACTTCTGTCATCAATTCACAGGCCGCAGTTGACGGCATGATGTACTATGTGGGGCTGGTCAAAAAAGGCCTGGTGCCTCTTGATGCTCTTGAGTTAAATACAGCGCAGGTAAGCAGCAATTTTAACAACGGTTCCTATTCTATGTACTTTGACGGCCCTTATGAGGTAAAAACGCTGACCATGCCGGCGGAACAGGGCGGGACAGCCGGCTCCATCACTTCAAGGAACTTTGCTATAGCGCCTTATCCTGCAGGCCCCAAGGGAAGATTTGCTTTTGTTGGAGGCAGCAACCTTGCCATCTTTAAGTCGGCAAAGAACAAAGAAGCGGCCTGGCAGGTCATCAAGTTCCTGTCCGGCAACAAGAGCCAGGTTACCTATGCCAAGTCCACCGGATTCTTGCCTTCGGTTAAAACTGCGTTCGAAGACCCGTATTTTTCCAACGACCCTTACAGAAAGGTCTTTAAGGAGGCTGTCAACTACGGCAGGACCTATCCCTGCGTTTCTTCGTGGGGGATAATTGAGCCGATACTCGTCAGAAGGCTCGGGATACTTTGGGACCATGTGCTTGTAACGGGCG